The following is a genomic window from Mesorhizobium shangrilense.
CGAGCAGGAAATAGATCGCCGTCGAATGGCCGCGCCCACCCTCCGCTGCATCGCGAAAGGTTTCCGCATACCAGCCGCCTTCCGGATGCGGCTTCATGCCGAGTGTGGCGATGATTTCAGCGGAGCTGGTCATGGCTTCTACCCCGTTTCCGATGCTCAGAAATTGTCCTTGCGCTTGCGGATTTCGGCAAACACCTCGACATCCCCGGCCTTCTCCATGCCGAGATGCTTGCGGATGGCCGGATCGTGCCAGCGCAGGAACGGGTTGGTCGACAATTCCTCGCCGATGGTGGTCGGCAGCGTCGGCTTGTTGTCGGCGCGCAGCGCCTCGATCTTCCGGGTGCGTTCCTTCAACGCCGAATTGGTTGGATCGACGCTCAGGGCGAAGCGGGCGTTGGCGAGCGTGTATTCGTGGCCGCAATAGACGACGGTATCGGCGGGAAGTGCGGCGAGTTTCTTCAGCGATTCATACATCACCGGCGGCTTGCACTCGAACAGCCGCCCGCAGCCGAGCGCAAACAGCGTGTCGGCGGTGAAGGCGACGTTCGATGCCGGCAGATAATAGGAAACATGGCCAGCCGTATGTCCGGGTGTGGCGATGACCTCGATCCTCTCGTCGCCGAGGTGAATGACCGAACCCTGCTCGACGGTTTCGTCGATGCCGGGGATCTTCGCCTTCTCCGCCTCCGGCCCGACGATGCGCAGCTTGAAGCGCTCCTTCAGCGCCAGATTGGCCTCGACGTGATCCATGTGGTGGTGAGTCGTCAGGATCATCGTCGGCGTCCAGCCGGTGCGCTTGATCGCGGCGAGGATCGCGGCCTCCTCCGGCGCATCGACGATCGCGGTCTGGCCGCTTATTGGATCATGGACCAGCACGCCGAAATTGTCTGTCCGGCACATGAACTGTTCGATCTCGACCGGCATCGCATCTCTCCGTTAGAGCGCCGTGCGTCCATTTGGACGCACAAAGGTCGCTCAAACACTTTTTATCTGCTGCATCGTGCTTTCAGAAATCGAAACCGATTTTCGGGCCGATGCAGGAGTCGCCGCAGACATAGGGCGCTGGCACGCGGATGTCATCCGCAATGTCGGCAGCATCGGGGCGCCTTTTGTTGAAACCCGCCGATATCACAGCTACATCCCTCACATGCATTCCGACATCGTCGATCTTCGCTCCTTCTATTCGACAACGCTCGGCCGGTTCGCCGAACGTTCGATCACCATGGCGCTGTCTTCGATATGGGCGACCGTGCCCAACGAACGGCTGGTTGGCCTCGGCTATACGCTGCCCTGGCTGGAGCGGTTCGGTGCTGACGCGGAGCGCGTCTTCGCCTTCATGCCGGCAACGCAAGGCGCCGTGGTCTGGCCGGCAACCGGGCCGACCGCGACCGCACTTGTGTTCGACGAGGAACTGCCGCTGGTCGATTCCTGCATCGACCGCATGTTGCTGGTCCATTCGCTCGAACATGTCGAAAATCCGCGCGAGACGCTGAACGAAATCTGGCGGGTGCTGTCACCCGCTGGCCGCGTCGTCATCGTCGTGCCCAACCGGCGTGGTGTCTGGGCGCGCTTCGAACATACGCCCTTCGGCAATGGCCGC
Proteins encoded in this region:
- a CDS encoding class I SAM-dependent methyltransferase yields the protein MHSDIVDLRSFYSTTLGRFAERSITMALSSIWATVPNERLVGLGYTLPWLERFGADAERVFAFMPATQGAVVWPATGPTATALVFDEELPLVDSCIDRMLLVHSLEHVENPRETLNEIWRVLSPAGRVVIVVPNRRGVWARFEHTPFGNGRPFSRGQLTELLREANFTPAAWSDALFFPPSRRRFMMRFHNILERAGRRLWPIFSGVIVVEAQKRLYQGVPVAQRASRRVFVPVFSPHGATRLGRAPEAGMPSIRRVTRS
- the gloB gene encoding hydroxyacylglutathione hydrolase, translated to MPVEIEQFMCRTDNFGVLVHDPISGQTAIVDAPEEAAILAAIKRTGWTPTMILTTHHHMDHVEANLALKERFKLRIVGPEAEKAKIPGIDETVEQGSVIHLGDERIEVIATPGHTAGHVSYYLPASNVAFTADTLFALGCGRLFECKPPVMYESLKKLAALPADTVVYCGHEYTLANARFALSVDPTNSALKERTRKIEALRADNKPTLPTTIGEELSTNPFLRWHDPAIRKHLGMEKAGDVEVFAEIRKRKDNF